A portion of the Pseudomonas sp. GR 6-02 genome contains these proteins:
- the bamE gene encoding outer membrane protein assembly factor BamE domain-containing protein, which yields MSLRSIALLSFCVLLAACSKINQENYSKLSTGMPKAQVETLLGKPTDCSGALGMSSCTWGDKNSFISVQYAGDKVLMFSGQGLK from the coding sequence ATGTCGCTGCGTTCTATCGCCTTGCTCTCGTTCTGCGTGCTGTTGGCCGCGTGCAGCAAGATCAATCAGGAAAATTATTCGAAGCTGTCGACCGGCATGCCCAAGGCTCAGGTTGAAACCTTGCTGGGCAAACCCACCGATTGCTCGGGCGCACTCGGCATGTCCAGCTGCACCTGGGGCGACAAAAACAGCTTTATCAGCGTGCAGTATGCCGGTGACAAAGTGCTGATGTTTTCGGGCCAAGGCCTGAAGTAA
- a CDS encoding lipocalin family protein, translated as MKRFLIVLFAGLVLAGCASSGVDPLAPKTVNSVNLKRYQGTWYELARLPVYFQRNCAQSEAHYSLKPDGEMAVLNRCLTSQWQWEEAKGRAYPQEVGKADKLWVEFDTWFSRLIPGVSKGEYWVLYVSDDYKTAIVGDPSRHHLWLLSRTPTVNGVVREELLSRARQQGYDTTRLIWRTSDAKMAKTSN; from the coding sequence ATGAAGCGGTTCCTGATCGTTCTTTTTGCCGGCCTGGTATTGGCCGGCTGCGCCTCTTCTGGCGTAGATCCGTTGGCGCCCAAGACCGTCAATAGTGTCAACCTCAAGCGTTACCAGGGAACCTGGTACGAATTGGCGCGTCTGCCGGTGTATTTCCAGCGTAACTGTGCGCAATCCGAAGCCCATTACAGCCTCAAGCCTGACGGTGAGATGGCGGTGCTGAACCGCTGCCTGACTTCGCAATGGCAATGGGAAGAGGCCAAGGGCAGGGCTTATCCACAGGAAGTCGGCAAGGCCGACAAGCTGTGGGTCGAATTCGACACCTGGTTCTCGCGATTGATACCCGGTGTGTCGAAGGGAGAATACTGGGTGTTGTACGTCAGTGATGACTACAAGACCGCGATTGTCGGCGACCCGAGCCGCCATCATCTCTGGCTGCTGTCACGGACCCCGACGGTCAATGGCGTAGTGCGTGAAGAACTGCTGAGCAGGGCGCGTCAGCAGGGCTATGACACGACGCGACTGATCTGGCGTACGTCGGATGCCAAGATGGCCAAGACCTCGAACTAA
- a CDS encoding formimidoylglutamate deiminase — protein MSAFFAERALLPSGWANNVRLEVNADGVLTHIQADSHADGAERLSGPLLPGMPNLHSHAFQRAMAGLAEVAGNPNDSFWTWRDLMYRLVGKISPDQLGVIARQLYIEMLKAGYTSVAEFHYVHHDNNGQPYADPAELALRISQAASSAGIGLTLLPVLYSHSGFGGQTPNEGQRRFINSTENYLKLQSRLQPILAQQPAQSLGLCFHSLRAVTPQQISEVLTASDKQCPVHIHIAEQQKEVDDCLGWSGRRPLQWLYENTEVDQRWCLVHATHANPEEVTLMAKSRAIAGLCLTTEANLGDGIFPAVDFLAQGGRMGIGSDSHVSLSVVEELRWLEYGQRLRDQRRNRLYGANQPMVGRTLYDAALDGGAQALGQPIGALEVGKRADWLVLDGNDPYLATASGDGILNRWLFAGGDRQVRDVLVNGQWVVRDGRHADEEESNRAFTQVLRDLLG, from the coding sequence ATGTCCGCCTTCTTTGCCGAACGCGCGCTGCTGCCTAGTGGATGGGCCAACAATGTACGTCTTGAAGTCAACGCCGATGGCGTGCTGACCCATATCCAGGCCGACTCCCACGCAGATGGCGCCGAACGGTTGAGCGGTCCGCTGCTGCCGGGAATGCCGAATTTACACTCCCACGCCTTCCAGCGGGCCATGGCCGGCCTGGCGGAAGTGGCGGGTAATCCGAATGACAGTTTTTGGACCTGGCGCGATCTGATGTATCGGCTCGTCGGAAAAATCAGCCCGGACCAACTCGGCGTTATCGCCCGTCAGCTGTACATCGAAATGCTCAAGGCCGGTTACACATCGGTCGCTGAATTTCATTACGTCCATCACGACAATAATGGCCAGCCGTATGCGGACCCGGCCGAACTGGCACTGCGCATCAGCCAGGCCGCCAGCTCTGCCGGTATCGGTTTGACCTTGCTGCCGGTGCTCTACAGCCATTCCGGTTTTGGCGGACAGACCCCGAACGAAGGCCAGCGCCGCTTTATCAACAGCACCGAAAACTACCTGAAGCTTCAGTCGCGTTTGCAGCCGATTCTGGCGCAGCAACCGGCGCAGTCGCTCGGCCTGTGTTTCCACTCGTTACGCGCGGTCACACCGCAGCAGATCAGCGAAGTGCTGACAGCCAGCGACAAGCAGTGCCCGGTGCACATTCACATCGCCGAGCAGCAGAAGGAAGTCGACGACTGCCTTGGCTGGAGCGGTCGCCGTCCACTGCAATGGCTGTACGAAAACACCGAAGTCGATCAACGCTGGTGCCTGGTCCACGCCACCCACGCCAACCCGGAAGAAGTCACGCTCATGGCCAAGAGCCGCGCCATCGCCGGCCTGTGCCTGACCACTGAAGCCAACCTCGGCGACGGGATTTTCCCGGCGGTGGACTTCCTGGCGCAGGGCGGGCGCATGGGTATCGGTTCCGACAGCCATGTATCGTTGAGCGTGGTGGAAGAATTGCGCTGGCTGGAATACGGCCAGCGTCTGCGCGATCAGCGGCGTAATCGGTTGTATGGCGCGAATCAGCCGATGGTCGGCCGCACGCTGTATGACGCCGCGCTAGATGGCGGCGCCCAGGCGTTGGGGCAGCCGATCGGCGCCCTGGAAGTCGGCAAGCGCGCGGATTGGTTGGTGCTGGACGGCAACGATCCGTACCTGGCGACGGCCAGTGGCGACGGGATTCTCAATCGTTGGCTATTTGCCGGTGGCGATCGCCAGGTGCGGGATGTGCTGGTCAATGGCCAGTGGGTCGTGCGCGATGGGCGGCATGCCGACGAAGAAGAGAGTAACCGGGCATTCACTCAAGTCCTGCGCGATCTCTTGGGCTGA
- the hutC gene encoding histidine utilization repressor, which translates to MGDSPAPLYARVKQMITQQIDSGNWPPHYRVPSESELVNQLGFSRMTINRALREMTADGLLVRMQGVGTFVAEPKSQSALFEVHNIADEIASRGHRHTCKVITLEEEAAGSERALALDMREGQKVFHSLIVHFENDIPVQIEDRFVNALVAPDYLKQDFTLQTPYAYLNQVAPLTEGEHVVEAILAEPSECKLLQIEKGEPCLLIRRRTWSGRQPVTAARLIHPGSRHRLEGRFHK; encoded by the coding sequence ATGGGCGACAGTCCGGCGCCCTTGTACGCCCGCGTAAAACAGATGATCACCCAGCAAATCGACAGTGGAAACTGGCCGCCGCACTACCGCGTTCCGTCGGAAAGCGAACTGGTCAACCAGCTGGGTTTCAGCCGCATGACCATCAACCGCGCCCTGCGCGAGATGACTGCCGACGGCCTGTTGGTGCGTATGCAAGGCGTCGGAACGTTCGTCGCCGAGCCGAAAAGTCAGTCTGCGCTGTTTGAAGTGCATAACATCGCCGACGAGATCGCCTCCCGTGGTCATCGTCACACGTGCAAGGTGATCACCCTCGAAGAAGAGGCCGCCGGTTCCGAGCGGGCCCTGGCCCTGGACATGCGCGAAGGCCAGAAGGTGTTCCACTCGCTGATCGTGCATTTCGAAAACGATATCCCGGTGCAAATCGAAGACCGTTTCGTCAACGCGCTGGTGGCGCCGGACTACCTCAAACAAGACTTCACCCTGCAAACGCCTTACGCCTATCTGAATCAGGTCGCGCCGTTGACCGAGGGCGAGCATGTGGTCGAAGCGATTCTTGCCGAGCCATCCGAATGCAAGCTGCTACAGATTGAAAAGGGCGAACCGTGCCTGCTGATTCGTCGCCGCACCTGGTCCGGCCGTCAGCCGGTGACCGCCGCCCGCTTGATCCACCCCGGTTCCCGTCATCGTCTGGAAGGACGGTTCCACAAATAA
- a CDS encoding HutD/Ves family protein translates to MSQLKVLRAADYPRMPWKNGGGSTEEITRDTGMGLDGFGWRLSIADIGESGGFSTFAGYERVITVLQGEGMTLRVDGQDTRALLPLDPFAFNGESHVSCALLGGPIRDFNLIYAPDRYSARLQWLEGKQRFFSEAGTLLVFSVSEALEVKVGNKASQLGRHDCLQLDGNVGLQDVALNGSCCVIELTAR, encoded by the coding sequence ATGAGTCAGTTGAAGGTTTTACGCGCGGCCGATTACCCGCGCATGCCGTGGAAGAACGGCGGCGGCAGCACTGAAGAAATCACCCGTGATACGGGGATGGGTCTTGATGGTTTTGGTTGGCGCCTGTCGATTGCCGACATCGGCGAGTCGGGCGGTTTTTCCACCTTTGCCGGTTATGAGCGGGTGATCACCGTACTGCAAGGCGAGGGCATGACCTTGCGCGTCGATGGCCAGGACACGCGGGCGTTGTTACCGCTCGACCCGTTTGCTTTCAATGGCGAGAGTCACGTGTCCTGCGCATTGCTCGGTGGGCCGATTCGCGACTTCAACCTGATTTATGCACCGGATCGTTACAGTGCGCGGTTGCAGTGGCTGGAAGGCAAGCAGCGGTTTTTTAGTGAAGCCGGGACTCTGCTGGTGTTCAGTGTCAGTGAAGCGCTGGAAGTGAAGGTCGGTAACAAAGCATCGCAACTCGGTCGCCATGATTGCCTGCAACTGGACGGTAACGTCGGTCTGCAGGACGTCGCCCTCAATGGTTCGTGCTGCGTCATTGAGCTGACTGCACGCTGA
- the hutU gene encoding urocanate hydratase encodes MTENKPTKFRDVEIRAARGNKLTAKSWLTEAPLRMLMNNLDPEVAENPKELVVYGGIGRAARNWECYDKIVESLTNLNDDETLLVQSGKPVGVFKTHSNAPRVLIANSNLVPHWANWEHFNELDAKGLAMYGQMTAGSWIYIGSQGIVQGTYETFVEAGRQHYNDDLKGRWVLTAGLGGMGGAQPLAATLAGACSLNIECQQVSIDFRLKSRYVDEQAKDLDDALARIAKYTAEGKAISIALLGNAAEILPELVRRGVRPDMVTDQTSAHDPLNGYLPAGWTWDEYRARAKTEPAAVVKAAKQSMAVHVKAMLDFQKMGVPTFDYGNNIRQMAQEEGVENAFDFPGFVPAYIRPLFCRGIGPFRWAALSGDPQDIYKTDAKVKELIPDDAHLHNWLDMARERISFQGLPARICWVGLGLRAKLGLAFNEMVRSGELSAPIVIGRDHLDSGSVSSPNRETESMQDGSDAVSDWPLLNALLNTASGATWVSLHHGGGVGMGFSQHSGMVIVCDGTDEAAERIARVLHNDPATGVMRHADAGYQIAIDCAKEQGLNLPMITGK; translated from the coding sequence GTGACTGAGAATAAACCTACTAAGTTTCGTGACGTTGAAATCCGTGCTGCCCGCGGTAACAAGCTGACCGCCAAGAGCTGGCTGACTGAAGCGCCGCTGCGCATGCTGATGAACAACCTCGACCCGGAAGTCGCCGAGAACCCTAAAGAACTGGTGGTTTACGGTGGTATCGGTCGTGCGGCACGTAACTGGGAATGCTACGACAAGATCGTCGAAAGCCTGACCAACCTGAACGACGACGAGACCCTGCTGGTGCAATCCGGCAAGCCGGTCGGCGTGTTCAAGACCCACAGCAACGCACCACGCGTTCTGATTGCCAACTCCAACCTGGTACCCCACTGGGCGAACTGGGAGCACTTCAACGAACTCGACGCCAAGGGCCTGGCCATGTACGGCCAGATGACCGCCGGCAGCTGGATCTACATCGGCAGCCAGGGCATCGTTCAAGGCACCTACGAAACCTTCGTCGAAGCCGGTCGCCAGCATTACAACGATGATCTGAAAGGTCGTTGGGTCCTGACCGCAGGCCTCGGCGGCATGGGCGGCGCTCAACCTCTGGCTGCAACTCTGGCCGGCGCTTGCTCGCTGAACATCGAATGCCAACAAGTGAGTATCGATTTCCGTCTGAAAAGCCGTTACGTCGACGAGCAAGCCAAAGACCTCGACGACGCCCTGGCCCGTATCGCCAAATACACTGCCGAAGGCAAGGCGATCTCCATCGCCCTGCTGGGCAACGCTGCGGAAATCCTCCCGGAACTGGTCCGTCGTGGCGTGCGCCCGGACATGGTCACCGACCAGACCAGCGCCCACGACCCGCTCAACGGCTACCTGCCGGCCGGCTGGACCTGGGACGAATACCGCGCTCGCGCCAAGACCGAACCTGCTGCCGTGGTCAAGGCCGCCAAGCAATCGATGGCCGTGCACGTTAAAGCGATGTTGGACTTCCAGAAAATGGGCGTGCCGACGTTCGACTACGGCAACAACATCCGTCAGATGGCGCAAGAAGAAGGTGTGGAAAACGCATTCGACTTCCCGGGTTTCGTACCGGCTTACATCCGTCCACTGTTCTGCCGTGGCATCGGCCCGTTCCGTTGGGCTGCGCTGTCGGGCGACCCGCAGGACATCTACAAGACCGACGCTAAAGTCAAAGAACTGATCCCGGACGACGCCCACCTGCACAACTGGCTGGACATGGCTCGCGAGCGCATCAGCTTCCAGGGTCTGCCGGCACGTATCTGCTGGGTTGGCCTGGGCCTGCGCGCCAAGCTCGGTCTGGCGTTCAACGAAATGGTCCGTAGCGGTGAATTGTCCGCGCCAATCGTGATCGGTCGCGACCACCTGGACTCCGGTTCCGTATCCAGCCCGAACCGCGAAACCGAATCGATGCAGGACGGTTCCGACGCCGTGTCCGACTGGCCACTGCTCAACGCTCTGCTGAACACCGCAAGCGGCGCGACCTGGGTTTCCCTGCACCACGGCGGCGGCGTCGGCATGGGCTTCTCCCAGCACTCGGGCATGGTGATTGTCTGCGACGGTACTGACGAAGCGGCCGAGCGTATCGCTCGCGTGCTGCACAACGACCCGGCCACCGGTGTCATGCGTCACGCCGATGCGGGTTACCAGATCGCGATCGACTGCGCCAAGGAACAGGGGCTGAACCTGCCGATGATCACCGGCAAATAA
- a CDS encoding ABC transporter substrate-binding protein, translating into MKSNKTLLTTLLSMGLLASAGATQAAGWCESGKPVKFAGLNWESAMLLTDVLQVVLEKGYDCKTDSLPGNSITMENALSSNDIQVFAEEWVGRSEVWNKAEKAGKVVGVGAPVVGAVEGWYVPRYVIEGDAKRKLEAKAPDLKNIADLAKYSAVFKDAEEPSKGRFYNCPAGWTCELDNSEMLKSYGLENSYTNFRPGTGPALDAAVLSSYKRGEPILFYYWSPTPLMGQIDVVKLEEKPGVDKRVTIKVGLSKTFHEQAPELVTVLEKVNLPIDLLNQNLGRMAKERIESPKLAKIFLKEHPEVWHAWVSEDAAKKIDAAL; encoded by the coding sequence ATGAAATCGAACAAGACCCTGCTGACCACTTTGCTTTCCATGGGCCTGCTGGCCAGTGCCGGTGCTACCCAGGCGGCTGGCTGGTGCGAATCGGGTAAACCGGTGAAATTCGCCGGCCTGAACTGGGAAAGCGCCATGCTGCTGACCGACGTGCTGCAAGTCGTGTTGGAGAAAGGCTACGACTGCAAGACCGACAGCCTGCCGGGCAACTCCATCACCATGGAAAACGCCCTGAGCAGCAACGACATCCAAGTGTTCGCCGAAGAGTGGGTCGGCCGCAGCGAAGTCTGGAACAAGGCCGAGAAGGCCGGCAAGGTCGTCGGTGTCGGCGCTCCGGTGGTGGGTGCCGTCGAAGGCTGGTACGTGCCGCGCTACGTGATCGAAGGCGACGCCAAGCGCAAACTGGAAGCCAAAGCGCCGGACCTGAAAAACATTGCCGACCTGGCTAAATATTCCGCGGTATTCAAGGACGCCGAAGAGCCATCCAAAGGGCGTTTCTACAACTGCCCGGCCGGCTGGACCTGCGAGCTGGATAACAGCGAAATGCTGAAAAGCTACGGCCTGGAAAACAGCTACACCAACTTCCGTCCAGGCACCGGCCCGGCGCTGGATGCGGCGGTACTGTCGAGCTACAAGCGTGGCGAGCCGATCCTTTTCTACTACTGGTCGCCAACCCCGCTGATGGGCCAGATCGACGTGGTCAAACTGGAAGAAAAACCGGGTGTCGACAAGCGCGTGACCATCAAGGTCGGCCTCTCCAAGACTTTCCACGAGCAGGCCCCGGAACTGGTGACCGTGCTGGAAAAGGTCAACCTGCCGATCGACCTGTTGAATCAGAACCTGGGGCGTATGGCCAAAGAGCGGATCGAGTCGCCAAAACTGGCCAAGATCTTCTTGAAGGAACATCCTGAAGTCTGGCACGCGTGGGTGAGCGAAGACGCAGCCAAGAAAATCGACGCGGCCTTGTAG
- a CDS encoding ABC transporter permease — MFPESFTFSIADWVNGWVDTLVTNYGDVFRSISDTLLWAIVNLEGLLRAAPWWLMLAIVAGVAWHATRKVVTTAVIVGLLFLVGAVGLWDKLMQTLALMMVATVISVLIGIPLGILSARSNRLRSVLMPLLDIMQTMPSFVYLIPVLMLFGLGKVPAIFATVIYAAPPLIRLTDLGIRQVDGEVMEAINAFGANRWQQLFGVQLPLALPSIMAGINQTTMMALSMVVIASMIGARGLGEDVLVGIQTLNVGRGLEAGLAIVILAVVIDRITQAYGRARHEVSK; from the coding sequence ATGTTTCCCGAAAGCTTTACCTTTTCCATCGCCGACTGGGTCAACGGTTGGGTCGATACGCTGGTCACCAACTACGGCGACGTGTTCCGCAGCATCTCTGACACCCTGCTGTGGGCCATCGTCAATCTTGAAGGGCTGCTGCGTGCGGCGCCCTGGTGGCTGATGCTGGCGATCGTGGCGGGCGTGGCCTGGCACGCGACCCGCAAAGTCGTGACCACGGCGGTCATCGTCGGCCTGCTGTTCCTGGTGGGCGCGGTCGGTCTCTGGGACAAGCTGATGCAGACCCTGGCGCTGATGATGGTGGCGACGGTCATCTCGGTGCTGATCGGCATTCCGTTGGGCATTCTTTCTGCGCGCAGCAATCGCCTGCGTTCGGTGTTGATGCCGTTGCTGGACATCATGCAAACCATGCCGAGCTTCGTGTACCTGATCCCGGTGCTGATGCTGTTCGGCCTGGGCAAGGTCCCGGCGATTTTCGCTACCGTTATTTACGCTGCGCCGCCGCTGATCCGCCTGACCGATCTGGGTATTCGCCAGGTTGACGGTGAAGTGATGGAAGCGATCAACGCCTTCGGTGCCAACCGCTGGCAGCAACTGTTCGGCGTGCAACTGCCGCTGGCCCTGCCAAGCATCATGGCCGGGATCAACCAGACCACCATGATGGCCCTGTCGATGGTGGTGATCGCCTCGATGATCGGTGCCCGTGGCTTGGGTGAAGACGTATTGGTGGGGATTCAGACCCTCAACGTCGGACGTGGTCTTGAGGCCGGTCTGGCGATCGTGATTCTGGCAGTGGTGATCGACCGCATTACACAGGCGTACGGTCGTGCACGGCATGAGGTGAGCAAATGA
- a CDS encoding quaternary amine ABC transporter ATP-binding protein: MSNAAISKIEVKNVFKIFGNRSKDALAMISQGKTKDQVLAETGCVVGVNDLSLSIGTGEIFVIMGLSGSGKSTLVRHFNRLIDPTSGAILVDGVDILQYDMEALREFRRHKISMVFQSFGLLPHKSVLDNVAYGLKVRGESKQMCAERALHWINTVGLKGYENKYPHQLSGGMRQRVGLARALAADTDIILMDEAFSALDPLIRAEMQDQLLELQKTLHKTIVFITHDLDEAVRIGNRIAILKDGRLIQVGTPREILHSPADEYVDRFVQRRAAVV; encoded by the coding sequence ATGAGCAACGCAGCCATCAGCAAGATCGAAGTCAAAAACGTCTTCAAGATTTTCGGCAACCGTTCCAAGGATGCGCTGGCCATGATTAGCCAGGGCAAAACCAAAGACCAGGTACTGGCCGAAACCGGTTGCGTGGTTGGCGTGAATGACCTGTCGCTGAGCATCGGCACCGGCGAGATCTTCGTGATCATGGGCCTGTCGGGTTCCGGCAAGTCGACCCTGGTGCGTCACTTCAACCGCCTGATCGACCCGACCAGCGGCGCGATCCTGGTGGACGGCGTGGACATCCTGCAATACGACATGGAAGCCTTGCGCGAATTTCGCCGGCACAAGATCAGCATGGTGTTCCAGAGCTTCGGCCTGCTGCCGCACAAAAGCGTGCTGGATAACGTCGCCTACGGCCTGAAAGTGCGTGGCGAGAGCAAGCAGATGTGCGCCGAGCGCGCGCTGCACTGGATCAACACCGTGGGCCTGAAGGGCTACGAAAACAAATACCCGCATCAGCTTTCCGGCGGTATGCGCCAGCGTGTGGGCCTGGCTCGCGCCCTGGCGGCGGACACCGACATCATCCTGATGGACGAAGCTTTCAGCGCCCTCGACCCGCTGATCCGCGCCGAAATGCAGGACCAGTTGCTGGAACTGCAAAAGACCCTGCACAAGACCATCGTCTTCATCACCCACGACCTCGATGAGGCCGTGCGCATCGGCAACCGCATCGCGATCCTCAAGGATGGCCGGCTGATTCAGGTCGGCACGCCACGAGAGATCCTGCATTCGCCGGCGGATGAGTATGTAGACCGGTTCGTACAGCGGCGGGCTGCGGTGGTTTGA